Within Gemmatimonadales bacterium, the genomic segment CACCCGATTCGTGCTGCTCTTGATCGGTTTGATCTGGTTGTTCATTCTTTCCATGATCATCGTCCGCCGGGAAGAGGGGGACCTCCGCTGGGCGACGGTCAAGCGCAGATTGCGGCTCAACACACCGCGCGACCCGAAAACCGGTGAAACTCGCCGCAAGTTATGGCTGTGGGTGATCCCGTTTCTGATCGGGATTGCCGTGTGGGAACTTGCCCTGACATCTTACGTCGATGGCCTGTGGGTCTCCCTCTTTCCTTTTTTCGCCGAGCCTCCGGGATATAGCCTGGGTGCGATTCTCGACTCGAAGGAAATTCTCGACCGGCTGGTGGGCGCCTGGTGGTTCTTTGCCCTGTTTGTGGTGAACGCTATCTTCAATACGATTCTGGGAGAGGAGTTTCTCTTTCGGGGTGTATTGCTGCCAAGGATGGAGGGCGTATTTGGCCGGTGGAGCTGGGTAGCGAACGGCGTGCTCTTTGGCTTTTATCACCTCCACCAGCCCTGGGGTATCCCGGGCTCGGTCATTAGTGGTGTCTTCCTGTACGCATTTCCAAGCTGGCGCTTCCGTAGCACCTGGATGGGCATTATCGTCCACTCTGCTCAAAGTGTGTACTTTGCTTTTCTGATCTTTGGAGTTGTATCGGGTTTGGCATAAGCGTGCGAGAAAGAAATTGATTTCATTACAGCCGAGCCCCTCATAGACAGGGCGTGTCCATTGCATCAGCCGAGGACGTCTTTGATGGCTGCCGCCGTCAAGCTCGCGAGTTCGTCAGTCTCGGACTCGGTGATGATCAGAGGCGGTCCGAGGAGCACAAGGTCTCCATCACGCCCGTCGGCGCATCCGGTCGAGGAGTAGACCAGGACCCCGCGCGCCATGCCTGCAGTGACGACGCGCTCGACCACGCGGTCAGAGCGGGCGAACGAGACCCGAGTCTGTCGGTTGGACACCAGCTCGATCGCTCGCAGTAGCCCCAGGCCACGGATGTCGCCGACCGCTGGATGGTTCCCGAGCTCACTGCGCAGGGCCGCGTCGAGCTGGGCGCCTCTGTCCCTTGCCGTCTCAACCAGGTCGAGTTGCTTCAAGACTGCCAGCACAGCGCGGCCCGCGGCCGCCCCCACGACGTGGTGGGAGTAGGTGAACCCGTGCGTAAAGCCACCGCCGGTCATGATCGTCTGGTGGACCTCGTCGCTTGCGACGGCCAAACCCAGCGGCCAGTAGCCCGAGGCAACGCCCTTGGCCAACACCATTAGATCGGGTCGAAGATCCCAGTGCTCGGAGGCGAACCAGGCACCGGTACGCCCGAAGCCGGTCATGATCTCATCGGCGATGAGCAACACCCCGTGGGCGCGGCACACCTGTTCGACAGCCGGCCAATAGTCCGCTGGAGGCACGCAGGCCCCCAGCCCCGCCCCAGCGACCGGCTCAGCGATGAATGCCGCCACCCGCCCGGCACCGTGTTCGACAATGAGTTGATCAAGGACTTGGGCATGCCGCTCGCCGCACCCCTCCGGATGAGTGTCAGGGAACGGACAGCGGTACTCATACGGTGCCGTCGTATGAAGTGCCGGCCCGAGCCAGGGCAAATAGGGCTCGCGAAGCCCGTCCCGGCCAGACACATCGAGGGCGCCGCGGGTGTTGCCGTGGTACGCGCCTTCGCGACCGATAACTAGATATCGGTCCTCGCCTCGGGCCAGGTGGTAGGCCCGAGCCATCTTCAGCGCTGTCTCGACAGCCTCGCCGCCTCCGGATACCGGATAGATCCAGGGCGATTCCAGGGGCAGCAACGGCGCAAGCTCTTCGGCATAGGCCTCCAGAACTTCGGTGGTGAACATGGTCCCGTGGACGTACGCGAGCTGGCGGGCTTGCTTAGCGATCGCATCCGAAACCGAATCCACGCCGTGACCGACACCGACTACGATCGCGCCACCAGCGCCGTCCAGATAACGCCGACCGTCGGTATCGAAGATCTCCGCGCCACTTCCTCGGGCCGCGACCGGTAGACCCTCGCCACCGCGGGAGAAGACGTGCCGGTTCACTCCGCGACCGCTGCCACCGACTCGCCGAAGATCCGCAGCGCCGTATGGGCCTGCTCGAGGGTAACCACCAACGGTGGAGACATCCGGATGGTGCTCTCACCGCACTCCAGAACCAGGAGTCCGTGTTTGAAGGCCTGCTCCTGCACAGCCTCGGCCTGCTCGCCAGTCCGGAATTCGACGCCGATCATTAGCCCGACCCCGCGTACGTCCGTGACGATACGAGGGAACTGAGCGGGCAGCTCACCCAGGCCCGAGAGCAGCTCCTCCCCGACCTTCCTGGCGTTGTCGGTGAGATTCTCGACAGCGATCGTCTCGAGGGTGGCCAGCCCGGCCGCACAAGGCACGGGACTCCCGCCGTACGTCGAGCCGTGGGCGCCGGCACTCCAACGCTCCATCAGCTCTGCCTTAGCGGCGAAGGCTCCAAGCGGCAGGCCCGACGCAATGCCCTTGGCGCTGATCAGGATGTCCGGCTCGACGTCGGCGTGCTCGATCGCCCACATCTTTCCCGTGCGCCCCATCCCGGACTGCACCTCGTCGGCGGCGAGCAGGATCCCGTACGTGTCGCACAGCGCGCGCAGCCGCTGGATCCAGGACGGCGGCGGCACGATGTAGCCGCCCTCTCCCTGCACTGGCTCCAGGAAGATGGCCGCGACCTCAGTCGGCGGCACCTCGTA encodes:
- a CDS encoding CPBP family glutamic-type intramembrane protease: MSQLLMLFQDAGKDFRNASGAILANLVSIGIRVIYMQEEKLETTARANAASERGQQYSLGRILGIWALAAVPMAILSWLIFPAISPDFNSDPLGAGVTRFVLLLIGLIWLFILSMIIVRREEGDLRWATVKRRLRLNTPRDPKTGETRRKLWLWVIPFLIGIAVWELALTSYVDGLWVSLFPFFAEPPGYSLGAILDSKEILDRLVGAWWFFALFVVNAIFNTILGEEFLFRGVLLPRMEGVFGRWSWVANGVLFGFYHLHQPWGIPGSVISGVFLYAFPSWRFRSTWMGIIVHSAQSVYFAFLIFGVVSGLA
- a CDS encoding aspartate aminotransferase family protein; its protein translation is MNRHVFSRGGEGLPVAARGSGAEIFDTDGRRYLDGAGGAIVVGVGHGVDSVSDAIAKQARQLAYVHGTMFTTEVLEAYAEELAPLLPLESPWIYPVSGGGEAVETALKMARAYHLARGEDRYLVIGREGAYHGNTRGALDVSGRDGLREPYLPWLGPALHTTAPYEYRCPFPDTHPEGCGERHAQVLDQLIVEHGAGRVAAFIAEPVAGAGLGACVPPADYWPAVEQVCRAHGVLLIADEIMTGFGRTGAWFASEHWDLRPDLMVLAKGVASGYWPLGLAVASDEVHQTIMTGGGFTHGFTYSHHVVGAAAGRAVLAVLKQLDLVETARDRGAQLDAALRSELGNHPAVGDIRGLGLLRAIELVSNRQTRVSFARSDRVVERVVTAGMARGVLVYSSTGCADGRDGDLVLLGPPLIITESETDELASLTAAAIKDVLG
- a CDS encoding aminotransferase class III-fold pyridoxal phosphate-dependent enzyme, with protein sequence GHKRVFLTNSGTEAVEGAMKLARYATGRPFIISFFGGFHGRTYGAVSLTASKAKYHKGFAPLLPGVLHAPYAFSQRDPGTGKRIHDEEATFDYLENTLFRYEVPPTEVAAIFLEPVQGEGGYIVPPPSWIQRLRALCDTYGILLAADEVQSGMGRTGKMWAIEHADVEPDILISAKGIASGLPLGAFAAKAELMERWSAGAHGSTYGGSPVPCAAGLATLETIAVENLTDNARKVGEELLSGLGELPAQFPRIVTDVRGVGLMIGVEFRTGEQAEAVQEQAFKHGLLVLECGESTIRMSPPLVVTLEQAHTALRIFGESVAAVAE